The bacterium genome includes a region encoding these proteins:
- a CDS encoding radical SAM protein — translation MSSYSLEHIDIEVNHRCNLACRHCSARAAKGRQTNELSVAEISAVLRDATVLGLRKVGLTGGEPLEDVPKLEAIARFCADDLGTPVHMHTNGTLVAEEHCKPGGVLSLFESVSITFLGGDAETHDSMTKTKGSFDRSLRGAAICTSAGLPLTCYFIPTYGTCPGFRGLAERLHGLGAKRVRAMALAPSGRARPIYGETTPLPEELRQFEQDLLAVRDRLGIRVEAGYCTRLSMPGLEVLSGHDECMSGLNRVHINSKGDVFPCTAASGVKELKLGNVVRNGKSIEDI, via the coding sequence GTGTCGAGCTACAGCCTAGAACATATCGACATCGAAGTGAACCACAGGTGCAACTTAGCCTGCAGACATTGCTCTGCGCGCGCGGCCAAGGGGCGGCAGACGAACGAATTGAGCGTCGCGGAGATTAGTGCTGTCCTCAGAGATGCCACGGTTCTGGGACTGCGGAAGGTTGGCTTGACTGGCGGCGAGCCGCTTGAGGATGTTCCGAAGCTTGAGGCAATCGCCAGATTCTGTGCCGACGACCTTGGCACGCCGGTCCACATGCACACGAACGGTACTCTCGTGGCCGAGGAGCACTGTAAGCCGGGAGGCGTATTGTCTCTTTTCGAATCCGTGAGCATCACCTTTCTAGGAGGCGATGCGGAGACCCACGATTCGATGACCAAGACGAAAGGCTCCTTTGACAGGTCGCTCAGAGGCGCTGCGATTTGCACCTCGGCGGGCCTTCCCCTGACCTGCTACTTCATCCCGACCTACGGAACGTGCCCGGGCTTCAGAGGCCTAGCTGAGCGGCTACATGGACTGGGCGCGAAGCGGGTCCGTGCGATGGCGCTGGCTCCGTCGGGCAGGGCGAGGCCGATCTACGGAGAGACCACGCCCTTGCCGGAAGAGCTTCGCCAATTCGAACAAGACTTACTTGCGGTTCGGGATCGCCTGGGGATTCGGGTGGAGGCCGGGTACTGCACGAGACTCAGCATGCCAGGACTAGAGGTCTTGTCGGGCCACGATGAATGCATGTCTGGTCTGAACCGGGTTCACATCAACTCCAAGGGTGATGTGTTTCCTTGCACAGCTGCAAGCGGTGTGAAGGAGCTAAAGCTCGGCAACGTTGTCAGGAACGGCAAGAGCATCGAGGACATC